Genomic DNA from Clavibacter michiganensis:
CGGGAGACGTCGAGGCCGGCGACCACGCGCGTGACGAACACGTCGGCGCCCGCGCGTCCGCGGATCGGGGCGACGTCGTCGACGCGCACGTCCACCCCCTGGACCGGTGCGTCGGCCGCGAGCAGCGCGAGCGCATCCGCGGGGTCGGTGAACGCGGCGCCCGTGGCGTGCGCGTACTCGCGGGCGATGCCGCGGATCGAGAACGCGTAGCCGCGGTCGGGCGTGACGTTGACCTCGACCGCCTGGTCGTCGAGGTGCAGGAGCGCGAGCGCGTCCGTGCCGACCTCGGGGTCGAGGCCCAGCGAGGAGAGGACGAGGATCCCGTCGTGCTCCTCCCCCAGGCCGAGCTCCCGGGACGACGCGATCATGCCGTCGGACACGTGCCCGTAGGTCTTGCGCGCGCTGATGGGGAACGGGCCGGGGAGCACCGCGCCGGGCAGGCTCACGACCACCTTGTCGCCCACGACGAAGTTGTGCGCGCCGCAGACGATGCCGCGGACGTCTCCGCCGCCGTCGGCCGCCGTGGCGCCCTCGGGGGCGACGCGGACGGAGCACCAGTTGATGGTCTTGCCGTTGGTCTGCGGCTCGGGGCTCGCCTCGAGCACCTGCCCGACGACGACGGGGCCGGAGATCGAGAACGCGTGAACGTCCTCCTCCTCCAGGCCCACCTTCACGAGGGAGGCGTGGACGTCCTCGGGGGTGACCCCCGCGGGGAGCTCGACGTGCTCGCCGAGCCAGCTGATCGGGATCCTCACGACTACACCACCATCCCGAACTGCGCGCCGAATCGGATGTCGCCCTCGACGATGTCGCGCATGTCGGAGAGGTCGTTGCGGAACATGAGGGTGCGCTCGGTGCCCATGCCGAACGCGAAGCCCTGGTACTCGTCGGGGTCGATGCCCGCGGAGCGCAGCACGTTCGGGTTCACCATGCCGCAGCCGCCCCACTCGATCCAGCGGGGTCCGCCCGCGGCGGCCGGGTGCCAGACGTCCATCTCGGCGCTCGGCTCGGTGAACGGGAAGTAGTTCGGGCGGAGGCGGATGCGCGCGTCCTCGCCGAACATCGAGCGCGCGAAGTGCTCGAGGGTGCCGCGGAGGTGCGCCATGGTGAGGCCGCGGTCGATCGCGATCCCCTCGATCTGGCGGAACGCGGGCGTGTGCGTGGCGTCGAGCTCGTCGCTGCGGAAGGTGCGGCCCTGCGCGATCGTGTACACGGGCAGCTCGTCGGCGAGCAGCGTGCGGATCTGCACGGGCGAGGTGTGGGTGCGCAGCACCAGGTGCGCGTCGGTCGGATCCACGTAGAAGGAGTCCTGCATCGCGCGCGCCGGGTGGTCGGGCGGGAAGTTCAGCGCGTCGAAGTTGAACCACTCGCTCTCGAGCTCGGGGCCCTCGTTCACCTGCCAGCCCATCCCGACGAAGATGTCGGCGATGCGCTCCTCGAGCATCGTGAGCGGGTGGCGGGCGCCGGCGCGCCAGCGGCTCGGCAGCGCGGTGACGTCCACGGCCTCGGCGACGAGGCGCGCGGCGGCCTCCTGCTCCTGGATCTCCGCCTCGCGCGCCTGGAACGCCTGCGTGACGCGGGCGCGCGACTGGCCGACGAGCTTGCCGGCGTCCTTGCGCTGTTCGGGCGGCAGGGACCGGAGCGATCCGTTGAGCCGGGCGAGCGGCGACGCCTCGCCGATGTGGGCGGAGCGGGCCTCGGCGAGCGACGCGGAGTCGGTGGTCGCGGCGAGCGCGGCCATCGCCTGCTCCACGGCGGCTCCGACGGTCTCCTCGGAGATCTGGGGTTCGGACATGAGGCCCGAGTCTACCGAGCGGGGGTGGCGTCCCCGGCCCGCGACCGGCCCCGCGACGCGCCTACGCGCCCTGCGAGGTCCCGGCCGCGACGGTCTTCGCCACGCGCGGTCCGCGCTTCTTGGCGAGGCGCCGCGCGATGGTCGACACCGAGAGGTTGAGCACCAGGTACATGCCCACCATCACCACGAAGATCGGCAGCGAATTGGCGCGGCTCGTGGCCTCGAGGATCAGCTCGCCCTGCTTGGTGAGGCCGACGAGGCTGACGATGGTGCCGAGCGCGGTGTCCTTGATGAGCACCACGAGCTGGGCGACGATGATCGGCAGCATAGTGCGGAACGCCTGCGGGAACTCCACCAGCAGCCGGTTCTGCAGCGGGCGCAGGCCGATCGCGAGGCCCGCCTCGCGCTGCCCGCGCGGCAGGCCGAGGATCCCCGATCGCAGGGCCTCGCCGATGATCGCGCCGTTGTAGAGCGTGAGCGCTGTGACGACCGACCAGTACGGCCCGATCGGGAAGATGAGGTAGATGAACAGCATCATCAGCAGCACGGGCATGCCGCGGAAGAACTCGAGCACGACGGTGACGGCGTAGCGGATCACGCGGTGCTCGCTCATGCGCAGGAGCGCGAGCACCATTCCGAGGAGGATCGCGAGGACGGCGGCGACCGCGGCCGACTGCAGCACCACGACGAGGCCCCGGAGGAGGAGCTGCCAGACGAGCGGGTCGTTGAGCACGAGCCAGATGTCGGGG
This window encodes:
- a CDS encoding amino acid ABC transporter permease, which produces MSSVLYDVPGPKARRRSRILSVVTGLIVVAVLAFAAVKLQQAGQFSPDIWLVLNDPLVWQLLLRGLVVVLQSAAVAAVLAILLGMVLALLRMSEHRVIRYAVTVVLEFFRGMPVLLMMLFIYLIFPIGPYWSVVTALTLYNGAIIGEALRSGILGLPRGQREAGLAIGLRPLQNRLLVEFPQAFRTMLPIIVAQLVVLIKDTALGTIVSLVGLTKQGELILEATSRANSLPIFVVMVGMYLVLNLSVSTIARRLAKKRGPRVAKTVAAGTSQGA
- the pheS gene encoding phenylalanine--tRNA ligase subunit alpha → MSEPQISEETVGAAVEQAMAALAATTDSASLAEARSAHIGEASPLARLNGSLRSLPPEQRKDAGKLVGQSRARVTQAFQAREAEIQEQEAAARLVAEAVDVTALPSRWRAGARHPLTMLEERIADIFVGMGWQVNEGPELESEWFNFDALNFPPDHPARAMQDSFYVDPTDAHLVLRTHTSPVQIRTLLADELPVYTIAQGRTFRSDELDATHTPAFRQIEGIAIDRGLTMAHLRGTLEHFARSMFGEDARIRLRPNYFPFTEPSAEMDVWHPAAAGGPRWIEWGGCGMVNPNVLRSAGIDPDEYQGFAFGMGTERTLMFRNDLSDMRDIVEGDIRFGAQFGMVV